The following nucleotide sequence is from candidate division WOR-3 bacterium.
TACGATGCGGTCGGCAGGCTGGTGCGGGTCGTCGGCAACGGGCGGCAGGGCGTGGGCCGGCACGTCGTCGCACTCGACTCCGACGGCCTTGCCGCCGGGGTCTACCTGGTGCGGCTCGACACCGGCCCCGGCAGCGAAGCCCGGACCGTCAAACTCGTAGTCCGATAGCCGGACTCAGCGGGTGCCGTACCCGCCCAACAATGCCGGGGCGCACTTCCGTGCGCCCCGGCAGTTTCGCCTGGGAGTAGCCGACCGTCGGCGGGTCGCTGACTTCCGAAGTCGGGGGCCTGCGCCCGCAAACCGCGACCTCCGAACCAGCAACCAAGGACAAGGAACCTGGAACCGGTGACTCGCGCGGGTGCGGGCAGAGGCGTCAATAGCGGGAAGGGGAGGGAGATGGAATGGGCGAGGCGGAGTCTCGCCACCCGGTTCCGAGATATCCTAGATTGACCTGACCAGGGCAGCAAGCGCCCGGGCAACCTCGACCAGTTTACCGCACTCGACGATCTCCGGCAGGTCCTTCTCGGTGTGCGTTACGGTACGCATCAACTCGGGCACCAATCCGGAGGTGAGAGCAACAGCCGGGACCCCGGCCTGGACGAATACCATGTGGTCACCGCTCTGCCAAGGCTCACCGGGGACCAGGCCGGCAGAACCGGCGAGCGTGTTGCCGACCCGGCGCGCCAGTTGCTTCGCGCAGCCGTAGAGCGAGTACTCGGTCTTCCCCTTCACGTACCCGACGTCATCCACGTTCACCGCGAGCACGATACCGGTCATCGCGTCTCCGTAGCGTTTCAGGTAGTCCATCTGCCCGGCCGCGCTGTAGTGGTCCTCTCCGTTGAGGGCGACGATCTCCACCCCGAGTTCGCCGTCGTAGTCTGCCAGCATCCCGGCCAGGAGCAGCAGCACTACGGTTCCGGACGCGTTGTCCGACGCCCCGGGCGAGTCCTCGTAGGCGTCGATGTGCGCGGTCAGTACAATCTTCCGGGCCGCGCCGGCGTTCAGCCGCGCGACCACGTTCGACCCCTTAGCCCGCCGGCGACCTCCGTCAATCCGAAGACGCAGCCTCGCGCCGGCGTGCCGCGCCAGCTCTCTTCCGACCTGGTCGCGGCAGTGGGCGCAGGGGATCCCGAAGTCGCCGTCCACGATGAGGGGGAACGGGTCCAGCGCGCCGACCATATCCGGGTTGCGCTTCGTTGCCGCCACGATGGCGGCCGGATGCTTCTGCTCGAGCAACGCGACGACCCGCCGGTGGTGCTCCGGGTTGTAGAAGACGAAGTTCTTCGGCATCAACTGCTCATCGCATATCGGACCGCGCAGCAGCAGAATCCTGTCGCGGCAGTCCGCGCGCTCCAGTTGGCTGACGGTCGAGACGGCCACCAGCCCGGTCCGTACGTCGCAGCTCAATGTGTACGGGCTGGCCAGCACCTCGAACCGCCCGTTTCCAAGCGAGGCGCGGGCGACCGGGTGGTCGAGGCAATCGAAAGGCGTCGCGTCCACCTCGTATCCGAATCGCCGGACCGTGCGGGCAAAGAAAGCGGTGGCCGCGCGGTTCCCGGCCGAGCCGGTGCGCCGGTTCGGCTTCACCGAACAGAGCTTCTCAAGGTAGGCAGCCGCCTTGCTTCCGGGGTCACTCGTTGACATGCAACTCCTCTCGAGTCCGCAAGGGCGGACGGCGTTCTCTCTGCACCACGACAACCTAGCAGGGGCTGGTCTGATGTCAACTCCAGGCGGAAGACGTTCAGGGGCAGCGGTCAGCCGGCTTGAGCTTGAGCTTGTGCTTGCGCTAGTTGGAGGCTGGAGGTCCGCGGGCCACGCCCACGCCAGTCTGCAATCTGCGGTCTGCAATCTGCAATGCCTCGTGGAAGCTGCCCGAGATGGGGTGCTCGTTCCTGACTGCTCCACGCACGGAATGGCCCTCTCTCTCACTCCCTCGGCAGCTCCCCATGGAGCGGCGAGAACCGCTCCCGATTCTCCACCCCGGCTGATGCGGTCTTTCATTTCAGGAGTAACTGAGTCTTTGCATCGCGGAACCGCCCCTCATCAGTGCCCTGAGGCTGTTCGGTCATCGCATTCGGGGGCTGCCCGGGGGACGGTACCCCCAGTGCTGCCCGGGACCGAACCAGGGGCAATGACCTGTAGAAGCTAAGCTGTTCTTTGTCTTAGGCTTAAGCGCACGAGACCAGACCAGATTCGGGTCATCTCGGCCCGGATTCGGGATTTCCGTTTCCCCCGCCGAACACCGCCCGGTTCAATCACAATCCGGCAAGCGTCGGAAGCACGGCTTCATCAAGGTCACCTGGTTGGCTGAGCGCCGTCAGCCGGCTTGAGCTTGTGCTTGCGCTTGGGCTAGCTTGATGCTTGCGGCTTGAGGTCCGCGGGCTACGCCCGCGCCAATCTGCAATGCCTCGTGGGAGCTTCCCGAAATGGGGTGCCTGTCGCACAATCTGTGAAGTTGCCGTCGGCCCGAGACGTGAATTGTCGCAGCTATCGGTAGGCTAGGCGCTGGGCGTCCAGACGTTGTCCACTTTGATGCCCCAGCGCTGGGTGTGGCTCGCCAGGAGTGTCCGGGCATCCTGGTCGCCACACTTCGATGGTATGACAGTCTCGAAGCGCCCCCCGTTGGTGTCCGCGTAGGCTCTGAAGATCCTAAACTGCTCGTGCGTGTGCTCGTCTCCCAGTGTCGCGCAGGACTCGGCCTCCAAGACCACGAAGACACCTGCGTTGTCGCGACATGTTAGGTCGGGGTAGTATCTCTGATCTGGTTGGTTCTGCCAGTGTACTTCAGATGGCGTGGTCCATCCTGGGATGTCCGCGCGTATGTCGGAGTAACCCCTTTTCTGGAAGAACATAGCCATCATCAGAACAAGTTGGTCATGCTCGGCAACTTCGGAGGCCGTCCTAGGCATTGGGTGGAACCTCCGGGCTGGCCTTTCTCGGTTCAGCGACTTCACGGACAGCAACGTACGCCAGACCTAGCTCCGCGACGCACAGCTCTTCTGAGGCGGCATCCCAATACTCAACACGCTTGAGTGAGACAACAACGTGCCCCTTTGGCATCACCATGGCCGTAAGGTGCTGCCTCGCATCGGGGCTCAACGGTAGCTTCCCGAAGTCGAGGACAAGATCCCTGACCGGGTCTTCATCTCGGTTCCGAACGGTGAAGTATCCCTTGAGCAAGAGGATGTGACGAGGCGTGAGGTTCCAAACCTTCAGTTTTACCGCCGGAGTGTCCTTCACCTTGCACAGGTTTCCGAACTCGTCCATTTCGAGTCGTTTGTCTGCAAGGTGCACCTCCCGGCACACCTGCCGTGCCGATTCGGGGAGCTTCTCGTAGGAACTCGTGCTTTGGTAGAGGTTGGCCAGCACAATGCCTTTGTTCGCTGCTAGGACGCCTGCCGTGGCGAGAGCCATGTCCCGTGTGTATACCACGTACATCACGGCTGCCAAGAGCCCGATGGCCTTGGCGAAATTCAGTGCGACAGCCGCCAACCCGTTGTTGTGAAGTACGTACTCCGCCACGGCCGCGATGGTCAGTGCTAGGAGCAGCCCCATGAATACCCACCAGCGTTTCGCAAAACGCCACGCGCGCTTCGACGTGGTGGTTCGTTGCCGGCCGCCGCCCACGACGAGGGCGCCATAGTCAGGCGGGGGCTGTCTGTCGCGTGTCAATGCTTGCCTACAATCTAGCTTGTGGGTACCGCTTGTCAATCCTTGCCGCGCGCATTACCGGGCGGACTACTACTACACGCCTTCCAAGTGGAAGAACGGAGGGGAAGCACCCAGGCAGCTCGCGCTGGTCGTCATCGGACGCGAGATAGGATTAACCCTCGACCGGGACTTGGTGTCTTGGTGGCGAAACTCCGTCCGGCCAGTCATCGTCGGGAGCAGGGGAGAAGTCGGGGTCGGGTTCGTACCTGGGTCTTAATCTCAGCCTCAATCTTGACCTCAACCTCGCGGCGAAGCCGCGACGGATGTCCCGAAGCTTCTTGGAATGGGGTGCCTGGCACTGGTCCCAACGAGTCGCCCAATGGGTGACTATTCCTAGATCTCCCTGCCTGTTGACAGGCGAGAACATCCATTCTACAATTGACACGACTTGAGGGTGCGGCAGACGCAGGGTCTGTCACGCAGGGAACCTCGACGCCGATTCGTGCAAGTTCTGTGAGAAACCTGGAGGCAGCACTTGGCAATCGGAATGAACCGCAGCTCGTTCGGTCGGAACTCAACCTCACACAATCGGGCCGCAAAGGCCGGGGTATTCCTCTGTGCGCTGGCGCTGGGGGTCTCG
It contains:
- a CDS encoding Zn-dependent exopeptidase M28; translated protein: MSTSDPGSKAAAYLEKLCSVKPNRRTGSAGNRAATAFFARTVRRFGYEVDATPFDCLDHPVARASLGNGRFEVLASPYTLSCDVRTGLVAVSTVSQLERADCRDRILLLRGPICDEQLMPKNFVFYNPEHHRRVVALLEQKHPAAIVAATKRNPDMVGALDPFPLIVDGDFGIPCAHCRDQVGRELARHAGARLRLRIDGGRRRAKGSNVVARLNAGAARKIVLTAHIDAYEDSPGASDNASGTVVLLLLAGMLADYDGELGVEIVALNGEDHYSAAGQMDYLKRYGDAMTGIVLAVNVDDVGYVKGKTEYSLYGCAKQLARRVGNTLAGSAGLVPGEPWQSGDHMVFVQAGVPAVALTSGLVPELMRTVTHTEKDLPEIVECGKLVEVARALAALVRSI